A genomic window from Pseudomonadota bacterium includes:
- a CDS encoding B12-binding domain-containing radical SAM protein: MNILLINPPNSGRSIPEERYGIDSIKQIFRGEPLALEVLAGNLREFDVRIVDLKAEPESLGRTLSGFRPDLAGITGVTCEANSVLRLAAEIKESCGATIVVGGIHASNDPEFFNRPGIDFVVVGLGKASFRELATAIAEGLKDIDIPGIARVTPGKPLAYSPRQFSGADLLDDVPPAYDLVSQYRSEYYLASLKLDMGFVATAFGCPFDCSFCCISGLTGGRYLTHRIDSVIRDIGLLGDLPVVRLLDANTFGDIKHAERLCRAILDAGIKKQFLADVRSDTVVKYPEVIQQWKEAGLRAVIIGFEEISDERLSGMNKVNRAQTNTDAISILHRMGITIIGDFIVSPDYDEDDFARLDRYITDHSVDLPMITVMTPLPGTRLHEEMRDEIIVDDLDYYTLTNAVVPTRLNEKRFYENYAGLLKKGHTGARL; encoded by the coding sequence ATGAATATCCTCCTGATCAACCCGCCCAACAGCGGCCGCAGCATTCCGGAAGAACGATACGGCATTGACTCGATCAAACAGATCTTCCGGGGTGAACCGCTGGCCCTTGAGGTGCTCGCGGGAAACCTGAGGGAGTTTGACGTGCGGATCGTCGATCTCAAGGCCGAGCCGGAATCCCTTGGCCGGACACTCTCCGGGTTCCGGCCTGACCTTGCCGGAATCACCGGAGTGACCTGCGAGGCCAATTCGGTCCTGCGGCTGGCCGCGGAAATCAAGGAGAGTTGCGGTGCGACCATCGTCGTCGGCGGGATTCATGCCAGTAACGATCCGGAGTTTTTCAACCGGCCGGGGATCGATTTTGTGGTGGTCGGGCTCGGCAAGGCAAGTTTCCGGGAACTGGCGACAGCCATCGCCGAAGGATTGAAAGACATCGACATCCCCGGAATTGCCAGGGTCACCCCGGGAAAGCCCCTGGCCTACTCACCACGACAGTTCTCCGGCGCGGATCTGCTCGATGATGTGCCACCGGCCTATGATCTGGTGAGCCAATACCGCTCGGAATATTATCTGGCGAGCCTGAAGCTCGACATGGGTTTTGTGGCCACGGCCTTCGGCTGTCCGTTCGACTGTTCGTTCTGCTGCATCAGCGGCCTGACCGGCGGCCGCTACCTGACCCACAGGATTGATTCGGTCATCCGCGACATCGGGCTCCTTGGCGACCTGCCGGTGGTCCGGCTGCTTGATGCCAACACCTTCGGCGATATCAAGCATGCGGAGAGACTGTGTCGGGCCATTCTCGACGCGGGAATCAAAAAGCAATTTCTGGCCGATGTCAGATCAGACACGGTGGTAAAATATCCGGAGGTCATCCAGCAATGGAAGGAGGCAGGACTCCGGGCGGTGATCATCGGTTTTGAAGAGATCAGTGATGAGAGGCTCTCAGGTATGAACAAGGTGAATCGGGCACAGACCAATACCGATGCCATCTCCATCCTCCACCGGATGGGGATCACCATTATCGGTGACTTCATCGTCTCACCGGATTACGATGAAGACGACTTTGCAAGGTTAGATCGTTACATAACGGACCATTCTGTCGATCTGCCGATGATCACCGTCATGACCCCTCTTCCCGGAACCCGCCTGCATGAAGAGATGCGGGACGAAATAATAGTTGACGATCTTGACTACTATACGTTAACAAATGCGGTCGTCCCCACCAGGCTGAACGAAAAGAGATTTTACGAAAATTATGCCGGGCTCCTGAAAAAAGGACATACCGGAGCCAGATTGTAG
- a CDS encoding beta-ketoacyl-ACP synthase III: MNAYITDIAIFMPNEPVTNDRMEQVLGMINGLPSRTRKIILRNNGIRKRYYAVDPATGKTTHTNAQLAAEAVRNLKPYPGFTPRDIELLCCGTSAPDQFMPGHASMVHGEVGGNPCEIVSTAGICLSGVTCLKYAVMSVAQGLTLNAVATGSEQASSFMRARMCGPIDLQKVADLEKQPSLAFEADFLRWMLSDGAGAIFLAPTPADDRLSLRVDFIEIVSYANEMETCMYAGAIKKEDGTLQGWREFDSLQEGNDARALLVKQDARLLNSEIIPITVTRSLAGLVEKHRLTPSDIDWFLPHYSSEYFRKLVADQMREIGFEIPEERWFTNLVEKGNTGSASIYIILEELFHSGRLKKGDRLLCYIPESGRFSVGYMLLTVV; this comes from the coding sequence ATGAACGCCTATATTACCGACATAGCCATCTTCATGCCCAACGAACCGGTGACGAACGACCGGATGGAACAGGTCCTCGGGATGATCAACGGCCTTCCGTCCAGAACCAGAAAGATCATCCTTCGCAATAACGGAATCAGGAAACGATATTACGCTGTTGATCCGGCCACTGGCAAAACCACCCATACCAACGCGCAACTGGCCGCCGAGGCGGTCAGAAACCTGAAGCCCTACCCCGGTTTTACTCCGAGGGACATCGAACTTCTCTGCTGCGGGACTTCGGCGCCGGACCAGTTCATGCCCGGTCACGCTTCCATGGTCCATGGCGAAGTCGGAGGCAACCCCTGCGAGATCGTCAGCACCGCCGGCATCTGCCTCTCCGGCGTCACCTGCCTGAAATACGCGGTGATGAGTGTTGCCCAAGGGCTCACCCTGAACGCGGTGGCGACCGGTTCCGAGCAGGCGTCATCGTTCATGCGGGCCAGAATGTGCGGCCCGATTGACCTTCAGAAGGTTGCCGATCTGGAAAAACAGCCGTCCCTGGCCTTTGAAGCCGACTTCCTGCGCTGGATGCTTTCCGACGGCGCCGGGGCAATTTTCCTCGCGCCGACCCCGGCGGATGATCGCCTGAGTCTGCGGGTGGACTTTATCGAGATCGTCTCCTATGCCAACGAGATGGAAACCTGCATGTATGCCGGGGCCATAAAAAAGGAAGACGGCACTCTGCAGGGATGGCGGGAGTTTGATTCACTGCAGGAAGGAAACGATGCGCGGGCACTTCTCGTCAAACAGGACGCCAGGCTGTTAAACAGCGAGATCATCCCGATCACCGTCACCAGATCGCTGGCCGGGCTGGTCGAAAAACACCGCCTGACACCGAGCGACATCGACTGGTTCCTGCCCCATTATTCTTCGGAGTATTTCAGAAAGCTGGTCGCCGACCAGATGAGGGAGATCGGATTTGAAATCCCTGAAGAGCGGTGGTTTACCAACCTTGTTGAAAAAGGCAATACCGGCTCGGCTTCGATTTACATCATTCTGGAAGAACTCTTCCACTCCGGACGCCTGAAAAAAGGCGACCGCCTTCTCTGTTACATCCCGGAAAGCGGCCGATTCTCGGTGGGTTACATGCTTCTTACCGTGGTCTGA
- a CDS encoding acyl carrier protein, translating into MNELEEELLALICEVCKIQGGVPEEMSASSPLIGPESPLGTDSLDAVEIVFTVQNRYKLRIDSEETSRKVLQSLTTLADFVSAHRGDGG; encoded by the coding sequence ATGAATGAACTTGAAGAGGAACTTCTCGCTCTTATCTGTGAGGTATGCAAGATCCAAGGCGGTGTTCCTGAAGAGATGTCTGCGTCTTCGCCTTTGATAGGCCCGGAATCACCTCTCGGCACTGATTCGCTGGATGCTGTGGAGATTGTATTCACGGTTCAGAACAGGTACAAGCTGAGGATTGATTCAGAGGAGACGAGTCGCAAGGTTCTGCAGTCGCTGACCACCCTGGCGGATTTTGTGTCCGCCCATAGAGGCGACGGCGGTTGA
- a CDS encoding ABC transporter permease, protein MGKLFATMRKDLLLLWRDRAGLLVLFVMPAVLVLIITLVQENVHKLMGETAARVLMVDNDQGELGRHIVGKMTRIDLVTEIGGRRVERAEAIKLVAGGDYQACIVIPEGLSRDLAERTRKEIEGSLKGEQGTFADLPVVEIYFDPTVLGGFRSAMQNALQLGLLGFETAEKIKALSEKLPDHLEVELRKAAGNFAGMIKIPELQIDLGPEQLLSVTASSASLDGLAVVPSPIQHNVPAWALFGMFFIVVPMSGSLIRERQEGTLTRLLSMPVPYPVILGGKLVTFVVVCFCQFALILLIGKFLLPALGTDVFMVGDQSLAALLVVLAATLAATGYGIMLGTLARSYEQASMFGSISVVAASAIGGVMVPVYAMPEVMRKISVLSPVGWGLEAFLDIFVRGGNVASISGELALLVSFALGTCGAAWFFFSQRVRSA, encoded by the coding sequence ATGGGAAAACTGTTTGCGACCATGAGGAAAGACCTCTTGCTGCTCTGGCGTGACCGGGCCGGACTGCTTGTTCTTTTCGTGATGCCGGCCGTTCTGGTCCTGATTATTACCTTGGTGCAGGAGAATGTCCACAAATTGATGGGCGAGACTGCCGCCCGGGTCCTCATGGTGGATAATGATCAGGGAGAACTCGGGCGGCACATTGTCGGGAAGATGACCAGGATCGATCTGGTGACGGAGATCGGCGGCCGCAGGGTGGAACGGGCGGAAGCCATAAAGCTGGTTGCCGGCGGTGACTATCAGGCCTGCATCGTGATTCCAGAAGGTCTGAGCCGTGATCTTGCGGAACGGACCCGAAAGGAGATAGAAGGCTCGTTAAAGGGTGAGCAAGGGACGTTTGCGGATTTGCCCGTCGTAGAGATCTATTTTGACCCGACGGTTCTCGGCGGTTTTCGTTCGGCGATGCAGAACGCACTCCAGCTTGGCCTGCTCGGGTTTGAAACGGCTGAAAAAATAAAGGCCCTGTCCGAGAAACTCCCCGACCATCTTGAGGTTGAGCTCAGAAAGGCGGCGGGGAATTTTGCCGGGATGATCAAGATTCCCGAGCTGCAGATCGATCTCGGCCCTGAACAGCTTCTGTCGGTCACCGCTTCTTCCGCATCGCTCGATGGACTGGCGGTTGTGCCGAGCCCGATCCAGCATAATGTGCCTGCCTGGGCGTTGTTCGGGATGTTTTTCATCGTGGTGCCGATGTCCGGCTCACTGATCAGGGAAAGGCAGGAGGGGACTCTGACCCGGCTTCTGAGCATGCCGGTGCCCTATCCGGTGATCCTTGGCGGGAAACTGGTGACTTTCGTGGTGGTCTGCTTCTGCCAGTTCGCGCTTATTCTGCTGATTGGTAAATTTCTTCTGCCAGCTCTCGGCACCGATGTCTTCATGGTTGGGGATCAATCCCTCGCGGCCCTGCTGGTTGTTTTAGCCGCAACCCTCGCCGCTACCGGTTACGGGATCATGCTTGGGACCCTGGCCAGATCATACGAACAGGCTTCGATGTTCGGTTCAATATCGGTAGTGGCCGCCTCCGCCATCGGCGGGGTGATGGTTCCCGTTTACGCGATGCCTGAGGTGATGCGGAAAATCAGCGTTCTGTCGCCGGTGGGGTGGGGGTTGGAAGCCTTTCTTGATATTTTTGTTCGCGGTGGTAATGTGGCGAGTATCTCAGGTGAGTTGGCCCTCCTGGTTTCCTTTGCTTTGGGAACATGCGGCGCCGCCTGGTTCTTTTTTTCCCAACGGGTCAGATCGGCATGA
- a CDS encoding ABC transporter ATP-binding protein has product MLKMAEPMNVSGSGRELALEARGLVKIFRGMKHPALSGVDLKIRSGTIFGFLGPNGAGKTTAISIMSTLLKPTSGSVEIFGRDCGKKPSAIRRMIGLVPQDIALYPSLTGRENLCYFGRLYGMGGEVLQRRVGECLALVGLADSGDQRVDSFSGGMKRRVNLAAGILHQPKLLFLDEPTVGIDAQSRNMIMDRLLELRGQGMTMLYTTHYMEEAERLCDEVAVIDQGRVISEGVPSELMREGGHKTLQDLFFNLTGRSLRD; this is encoded by the coding sequence ATGCTGAAAATGGCTGAACCGATGAACGTTTCAGGTTCCGGAAGAGAACTTGCCCTTGAGGCGCGAGGGCTCGTCAAAATCTTTCGGGGGATGAAACACCCCGCCCTTTCCGGGGTTGATCTGAAGATCAGGAGCGGCACCATCTTCGGTTTTCTCGGGCCGAACGGGGCCGGGAAGACTACGGCCATTTCAATCATGAGCACCCTGCTCAAACCGACCAGCGGCTCGGTGGAGATCTTTGGTCGCGACTGCGGGAAAAAGCCTTCGGCAATCCGCCGGATGATCGGGCTGGTACCCCAGGATATCGCCCTCTATCCGTCACTGACCGGAAGGGAAAATCTCTGTTATTTCGGCAGGTTATATGGAATGGGGGGCGAGGTCCTGCAGCGACGGGTCGGCGAATGCCTGGCCCTGGTCGGACTTGCCGACAGCGGTGACCAGAGGGTGGATTCTTTCTCCGGAGGGATGAAAAGACGGGTCAATCTGGCGGCAGGGATTCTCCATCAGCCGAAACTCCTCTTTCTGGATGAACCGACGGTGGGGATTGACGCCCAGTCAAGGAACATGATCATGGACCGTCTTCTTGAGTTGCGCGGGCAGGGAATGACCATGCTCTACACGACCCATTATATGGAAGAGGCGGAAAGACTCTGCGATGAGGTGGCGGTTATTGATCAGGGAAGGGTGATTTCCGAAGGTGTTCCCTCCGAGCTGATGCGGGAGGGCGGGCACAAAACCCTGCAGGATCTTTTTTTCAATCTGACCGGACGGAGCCTGAGAGACTAG
- a CDS encoding B12-binding domain-containing radical SAM protein, with product MPATDDNRILLVHPLGYLKEAAGRDISRMANIMPPLGLAGIAAYLEREGIRADIIDCYAHPESDGLIREYLREKKPGFIGLSCTTSSFLDGVRIAEMARSELPGIHTVFGGVHVSALAERSVRDYPVVDYAIMGEGEQTLTELVRLGGQDPAGLKGVVYRSADGTVINNGQREVRLELDSLPFPAYEKLAGYPDSYMLPIFNYPRAPNSSCISSRGCPYACSYCDRSVFRRSFRYNSAEYLYEHLEYLKERFGIRHINFYDDQFTFNRKRVEEFTGMIIDRSLDMTFNCAVRAEHIDFDLLQRMKQAGCWMISLGIETGDENLLAQHRQNADLSMLADRIRMIKRAGIRTKGLLMMGLPGESEESIRRSMDYVFSLPIDDFNLAKFTPFPGSPIYEKIHELGSFEENWEKMDCMRFQFVPKGMDKERMEELFIRFYKTHYMRPKVLLGYLTMLWRSPDSWRRFLGNFFDFVRFARSNKRLGDAENG from the coding sequence ATGCCAGCAACTGATGACAACAGGATTCTTCTCGTTCACCCGCTCGGGTACCTGAAAGAGGCCGCCGGGAGAGACATCTCGCGAATGGCGAATATCATGCCGCCCCTCGGTCTGGCAGGAATTGCCGCTTATCTCGAGCGGGAGGGGATCAGGGCCGATATCATCGACTGCTATGCCCATCCTGAATCCGATGGTCTGATCAGGGAATACCTGCGCGAAAAAAAGCCGGGATTTATCGGCCTCAGCTGTACCACTTCCAGTTTTCTGGATGGGGTACGGATCGCGGAAATGGCCCGCAGTGAACTGCCGGGAATTCATACCGTATTCGGCGGGGTCCATGTATCGGCGCTGGCCGAAAGAAGTGTCAGGGATTACCCGGTGGTCGATTATGCGATCATGGGTGAAGGCGAACAGACCCTGACCGAACTGGTCCGGCTTGGCGGGCAGGACCCGGCAGGATTGAAGGGTGTTGTCTACCGGAGTGCTGACGGGACGGTGATCAATAACGGGCAGCGGGAAGTACGCCTGGAACTCGACAGCCTGCCTTTCCCGGCCTATGAGAAGCTTGCCGGATACCCGGATTCTTATATGCTGCCCATCTTTAATTACCCTCGCGCCCCCAACAGCAGCTGCATTTCAAGCCGGGGGTGTCCTTACGCCTGCAGTTACTGTGACCGTTCCGTTTTTCGTCGCAGTTTCAGGTACAACTCCGCCGAATATCTTTATGAGCACCTTGAGTATCTGAAGGAAAGGTTCGGAATCAGGCACATCAACTTCTATGATGATCAGTTTACCTTCAACCGTAAGCGGGTGGAGGAGTTTACCGGAATGATCATCGACCGCTCCCTGGACATGACCTTCAACTGCGCGGTGCGCGCCGAGCACATTGATTTCGATCTTTTACAGCGCATGAAACAGGCCGGCTGCTGGATGATCAGCCTGGGGATCGAGACGGGGGATGAAAACCTTCTCGCCCAACACCGGCAGAATGCGGATCTTTCCATGCTGGCCGACAGGATCAGGATGATCAAACGGGCCGGGATCAGGACCAAGGGCCTTCTGATGATGGGGCTGCCGGGAGAGAGCGAGGAAAGCATCCGGCGCAGCATGGACTATGTGTTCTCCCTGCCGATCGATGATTTCAATCTCGCCAAGTTCACCCCTTTCCCGGGTTCACCGATCTATGAAAAGATCCATGAGCTGGGGAGTTTTGAAGAGAACTGGGAAAAGATGGACTGCATGCGGTTCCAGTTTGTGCCCAAGGGGATGGACAAAGAACGGATGGAAGAACTGTTCATCCGTTTCTACAAGACCCATTATATGCGGCCGAAAGTCCTGCTCGGTTACCTGACCATGCTCTGGCGCTCTCCGGACAGCTGGCGGCGGTTTCTCGGTAATTTTTTTGATTTTGTCAGGTTTGCCCGGAGCAATAAGCGGCTCGGAGATGCTGAAAATGGCTGA
- a CDS encoding beta-ketoacyl synthase, which translates to MKEVVIVAAAVETALGNLEATWQGLMRKKSALEKDRLPGALAGWPVGLVPGLDGAPGSSLRLKNLVRKLVAGLPEIPERAGLVASTTKGAPDELFAKNIDWPGQPWEVAADITKIAGITGKRSTVSGACASGTIAVIQAVQRLLAPGGEKVCLVVGLDLVSTFVTSGFAKLHALSPERSRPFDRNRNGLSLGEGGGALLLATVEEASARSWPVLARAGGWGVSCDAGHITAPCREASGLIRVIEKALRGGLVPGGINAHGTGTTYNDAMEMRAFSDLWSGTIPFHSVKGAIGHTLGAAGVIEAAIAVRSLEAGVLPPTVGLEESEDGMNVSGEDALPLTGPSVLSTNSGFGGINAALLLQQ; encoded by the coding sequence ATGAAGGAAGTCGTCATCGTCGCGGCAGCGGTGGAAACAGCCCTGGGTAATCTGGAGGCAACCTGGCAGGGCCTGATGAGAAAAAAATCCGCGCTGGAAAAAGACCGCTTGCCGGGAGCGCTGGCCGGATGGCCGGTTGGTCTGGTACCCGGTCTTGATGGTGCACCGGGTTCATCCTTGAGATTGAAAAATCTGGTCAGAAAACTTGTCGCCGGTCTGCCGGAAATTCCGGAAAGGGCGGGGCTGGTTGCTTCAACCACCAAAGGCGCTCCCGATGAACTGTTCGCGAAAAATATCGACTGGCCTGGGCAGCCGTGGGAAGTGGCCGCCGATATCACAAAAATTGCCGGAATTACCGGGAAGCGCAGCACGGTAAGCGGGGCCTGTGCCTCCGGGACCATTGCCGTCATCCAGGCAGTGCAGAGACTTCTGGCTCCCGGTGGCGAGAAAGTCTGTCTGGTGGTCGGCCTGGATCTGGTCAGCACCTTTGTCACCAGTGGCTTTGCAAAACTGCACGCCCTCTCTCCGGAGCGAAGTCGTCCCTTTGACCGGAACCGAAACGGTCTCTCTCTTGGTGAAGGCGGTGGCGCACTCCTTCTGGCAACGGTGGAAGAGGCTTCTGCCAGATCCTGGCCCGTTCTCGCAAGGGCAGGGGGCTGGGGGGTCTCCTGTGATGCCGGGCATATTACCGCGCCCTGCCGGGAGGCCAGCGGTCTGATCAGGGTGATTGAAAAAGCGTTGCGCGGCGGGTTGGTTCCGGGCGGGATAAATGCTCACGGGACCGGCACAACCTATAATGATGCAATGGAGATGCGGGCCTTTTCAGACCTCTGGTCGGGCACGATCCCCTTCCATTCGGTCAAGGGCGCAATCGGACACACCCTTGGCGCGGCTGGTGTTATAGAAGCAGCCATCGCCGTCAGGAGCCTTGAGGCGGGGGTGTTGCCGCCAACGGTGGGATTAGAGGAGTCGGAAGACGGAATGAACGTTTCCGGAGAGGATGCGTTGCCGCTGACCGGGCCGTCCGTCTTAAGCACGAATTCCGGTTTTGGCGGGATCAACGCAGCGCTCCTGCTGCAGCAATAA
- a CDS encoding acyl-CoA thioesterase, giving the protein MGFARAYFTVDPAAPSALTARATRRVRFEEVDMLRIVWHGNYVSYLDDGRVAFGDRYPALSYGKMREEKTAAPIVRIHLDYQSPLHFDEEMEIITTLHWSDALRFNFEYRINGADGRLAARGYTVQLLTDLSGTTILLPPDWIAAFRREWQSGVFG; this is encoded by the coding sequence ATGGGTTTTGCCAGAGCATATTTCACCGTCGACCCGGCGGCTCCATCAGCACTGACCGCCAGGGCCACCCGGAGGGTCAGGTTTGAAGAGGTTGATATGCTCCGCATTGTCTGGCATGGCAATTATGTCAGCTATCTTGACGATGGCAGGGTTGCCTTTGGTGACCGCTATCCGGCGTTAAGCTACGGGAAGATGCGTGAAGAAAAAACGGCGGCCCCTATTGTCCGGATTCATCTCGATTACCAGTCCCCGCTTCATTTTGATGAAGAGATGGAGATCATTACCACCCTGCACTGGAGTGACGCGCTGAGGTTCAATTTCGAATACCGGATAAATGGAGCGGACGGCAGGCTCGCCGCCCGGGGGTACACGGTCCAGCTCCTGACCGATCTCTCCGGGACAACGATCCTGTTGCCACCGGACTGGATCGCTGCATTCCGGAGAGAATGGCAGAGCGGAGTGTTCGGATGA
- a CDS encoding outer membrane lipoprotein carrier protein LolA, whose protein sequence is MSKRMAASAGRVLLGGVLYLFFLSGMASADQVQLNDFLDRVEEKAATVSSFRCNFIQERHLSIFPEPVIFSGSLSLERPDRLRWEFTEPIPSVLILNGSSGAKCEPSGKKIRFSLDSDPVMRLVARQLWSWTSGSYREMGDEFAMAFSAGPLLSMTPVKGGAAVFISRIQVRFDPETLQPVRVSIMEPAGDRTELFFSAYQLNLQLPPATFSECPVEKERTQIKQ, encoded by the coding sequence GTGTCAAAAAGAATGGCCGCAAGCGCAGGCCGGGTACTCCTTGGGGGTGTCCTTTATCTTTTCTTTCTGTCCGGCATGGCATCTGCCGATCAGGTACAATTGAACGATTTTCTGGATCGGGTGGAAGAAAAGGCCGCAACCGTCAGTTCGTTTCGCTGCAACTTTATCCAGGAAAGGCATCTTTCAATTTTTCCGGAGCCGGTGATTTTTTCGGGCAGTTTATCGCTGGAAAGGCCCGACCGTCTGCGCTGGGAGTTCACCGAACCGATCCCTTCCGTTCTTATTTTAAACGGCAGCTCCGGCGCCAAGTGTGAACCGTCCGGGAAAAAGATCCGGTTCAGTCTGGACTCCGACCCGGTCATGCGGCTTGTCGCCAGGCAGCTCTGGAGCTGGACCAGTGGCTCATACCGGGAAATGGGTGATGAGTTTGCCATGGCTTTTTCTGCCGGGCCACTTCTCTCCATGACGCCTGTCAAAGGTGGCGCTGCGGTCTTTATCAGCAGGATTCAGGTCCGGTTTGATCCGGAAACATTGCAGCCGGTGCGGGTCAGCATCATGGAGCCTGCGGGTGACCGAACCGAACTTTTTTTCAGCGCATACCAGTTGAATCTTCAACTGCCGCCGGCAACTTTTTCAGAATGCCCGGTAGAGAAGGAACGTACGCAGATTAAGCAATGA
- a CDS encoding ACP dehydratase, which produces MSTSKKIPDLPCTVEKLIPQRPPMQVAHRLLLRDRPGNFSVVEGDAPTGGIFNPDGAGVIPEYFMELMAQSMAAVNGYDSLVDGKESGKGFLVGIDDFRWQDHPRSSGPFRVEIVKDFEFGQVTVVSGKIFTPSGDLIASGSVKAWEE; this is translated from the coding sequence TTGAGTACTTCTAAAAAAATCCCTGATCTTCCCTGTACTGTTGAAAAGCTGATTCCTCAACGCCCGCCGATGCAGGTTGCTCACCGACTGCTATTAAGGGATCGCCCGGGAAATTTCTCGGTGGTGGAAGGGGATGCTCCCACCGGCGGGATTTTCAACCCCGATGGGGCTGGCGTAATCCCTGAATATTTCATGGAACTGATGGCCCAGTCGATGGCGGCGGTAAACGGGTATGACTCCCTGGTTGACGGCAAGGAGAGCGGGAAGGGCTTTCTGGTCGGGATCGACGACTTTCGCTGGCAGGACCATCCCCGCTCCTCCGGGCCCTTCCGGGTGGAGATAGTCAAGGACTTCGAATTCGGGCAGGTCACGGTGGTCAGCGGCAAGATCTTCACCCCTTCAGGCGACCTGATCGCCAGCGGCAGCGTCAAGGCCTGGGAGGAGTGA